One Mus musculus strain C57BL/6J chromosome 2, GRCm38.p6 C57BL/6J genomic window, GTATCTACTCTATCCATTAATGAGAAGTTAGACTCTAATTGCTATATTTCTTGAAAAACGAAACTTACAAAAGGATAAGAGAGCATGCTTGGAGCCGTGGTCACAGCCATCTCAGGAGGCGGCCTACCTTGGTTCCAGTTCCAGCCCTGTCACTGACTAgcttaaaattaaaacatcaatAGTTCCTCTACTGTAGCTCTGTTTCTGCGCCTGTAAAGTGGACATAATAACATTTACCTCAGAGGCACCGGTAACTCCCACAGAAGTGCCAACAGTCAGGGCCCCCTCCCATGCGTAAGTCCATAGTAGAATGCAGTCTTCCCCTTTCTCAGAACCCATCCCAACCAAGAGAGCTAAGGTTGATGGAGCATTTCCAGTGTGTCTCAAGTCCTACACTACGAGAGAGGGGTTAATTAGCCCTAGTTAGTAGGCAGGATCAAGAGTCAGAGAAGGGTTAGGAGCTGGTTAGGAGCTGCAGTGGTTTACAGCTCCCGAAGGGGTCTGGCTGTAATCTTAACCTCGGCATTCATTGCCTCCCACAGGCTAGTGCACCCTTCTGGATGAGTGAGAAGGGAGCGTGCTATGCTTACTTCACAGGGCTGTTCTCAGCCTAGCCATACAGAAGAGTCCATGCCTCAGGCATTGCTGGAGTACTGTCCCCCTGTGGGGAAACCCAGATGTGCGTGTTTCTCATACCCAAAACCCTTTGCACACACCCTCCCGCTTCCCTGCTTTTCAAGATCACTTGAAGCTGGGCATAGGGACAcagtcaggaggcaaaggcagggggatcTGGGTCCTCTTGGattttgaggctaacctggtctacagagcaagtaccaggacagcagggctatgcaaagaaaccttgtgggaaggggaggggaggggaggggaggggaggggaggggaggggaggggaaatgagaCTTAAAATACCAGAGCGTAGATTTTATTATAACAAAGGACATTAAAACATGAGACGTGTGCTCTCGAGCTGTCCTGTGTGCAGAATGTAGTTAGGCAAGAGAGGGCGCAGGAAACTCTGAAGGAGGCTACTACTGTGGGAGGCTGAGCCAGAGTGGGAACAGAAATGATGTGAAATGGAGGTGTATTTTAATGTGGGTCtcaaaggggagggagatgacAAGGATGGTTTCCTGGTAGCTTGGCCCCGACACAGATTTctaatggaaacacacacacacacacacacacacacacacacacaccagtcatgGCTCATCCTCACGCTGTATTCAGAGCCCAGAcaagggcatggggagggaggcGACAGAGCCTTCATCCAGGGGTTGCTATACTGGACACTCCTAGCCCTGGTTTGAGCCAGGAGACGCTGAAAGGGGGCTGTTTCCGACTGGGCCGCCCACCTACGCCTGGCTGGACGTCTGGCATCTCTAGAGCACCTCGAGGTGTTGGCTCCTTGCCGGCGTGTAGGGTGCGGCGCATCCCCTCCAGCCCTGACTCGCCCAGTGCGCTGACCCGTAGGGCGACGGCTCTGTGTGGTCCTTAGGCCAGCTGAGGGAATCCAAGGTCCATGCACTTGACTCGCTGGGCAGCAGCTGACCCTGCTTCCCCATCTCGCACCTTCTGGAGAAGTGTGCGCGTAACCGTGGCCAGGGTGATCGAGGTGCGGTGAGGCGGGCAGCGAGCGCGTGCGCGTGGTCGTTGCGTGGGCGCTGCTCTGGAGTCGGAGAGCATCAAGTGTGCGTGGGCCGGAGCCGGCGCGTGTGCCCGCAGCAGCTGTGCGCCGGGCGGGGGTGCCGCAAGTGCCTCGGGGTGCGCGCAGCCTCGCGCGGGCGGAGCGAGGAGGGATGCGTGCGGGAACTTTTCGCCTGCCCCGCAAGTCCGGGTCCCGGCGTTTAGAGGAGCTGTCCTCCGCCGCCAGCCCCGAGtgcccgccccgcccccactTCCGCCTCCCGCCTCTTCCTCGTTCCCGGCTCCCAGGGCCGCCGGTCCCCAGGGAACCCCGCAGGCTTAGCCCCACCCGGCCGGCGCTGCTCGCTCCCACGCCCCCGCCGCCGCTTGTCGGGAGCGCACCCAGGGAGCCAGCGGGGCGCGGGCGCTGCAGGTAGGGGGGAATGCGGGGTTGGGCTCAGGTGCGGCGAACTGGGCCCCCGCAGCACGGGAACTTGGGGTGCCCTCCTCCGCCCGCCCCGTCTTCGCCCACGCGCCAGTCCCCTTTTAGGGAATTCTTTGCCTCTTGCCTCCTCAGGCGCGGGTGGGGCCGGGACAGAGGGCGTTCGTTCTCCATTTCCCTGGTTCCTTCCCGGTGTCAGCCTCCCGTCTCCAAATCCCTACTCTTCCCAGTACCTATGGTCGTGTAAACAACTACCTAGCTCTGGGAATTGGCTCCGCAGCCCCCCTGTGGACAGTCCCTTCAGCCTGGTAAGACCACAACgtcagggggaggggaaaagagaggcGTCCGGGTGGCCCCGGGTCAGCGGCAGCTCCCTCGCGAGCtcgcctcccctctcctctccgcAGACCGCCCCTGGGGCCCTGGGTATTTTTAGCGTTGTGACCTGGGCGGCAGCTCTAAGAGCCTTTCTGGAGTCCTCGTCTGctgctcccttctcccttctctggcagccACATCAGCTCCAGGCACTGACTTGGCCTTGCCTCTATCATTAGTTTCGGGTCCCTCCTGAGCTACCCCAGTACTCGAGGACCTGGCCACGCGCTGTGATTACACTGTGGCCAGCTGAGGTTTATTGGAGGATGACAGCGTGGTCCTCACCCTAGAGCTTCCCCTGTTCCCTGTGATGCATGGGTTCAGTAGTGTACCAGGAACGGGGATGAATGCACAGGGCTGGCCCCAGAGCTCTGGTGTCCTGCAAAACTCGGTATTGGCAATCTCGACACCTGGTCTGAACTGTACTCAGTCCCCACCCTTCTAGTTGGTACTTACTAACTTGGGAAATAAGCCAAACATGTGTGAGAGGAGGGGACAACTGTGAGAGTTCAGAGGACAGGTGCTCAGTTCTCTACAAACAGCCCTCCTTCACGAAGTATATTGTCAGATAGTGTTTGAGGTAGGTAGGATGATACCTTCAGGTGGGACCCCTGGGGccagaaagaggcagaggcaagtcagGAAGTTAGGTCTTTGCCCCCAGAGAAAGTGTTTGGAGGTGATGAGGAttgtggtggcggtggtggtggtagtggtggtatgtgtgtgttttgggggacaGGAAGCATGGAGTATTATTGACTTAGCTATAGTCTTTGGGTTTTGTAAGGACTGGGAAGAACCAGAGGTATAGCGCCCTACACTTCATCCATCTCGCCCTGTTCTTCCCTGGCCTTCAGAGGGGAGCTGAGTCCATCAAATGGCCAGCTCCTTCCAGTCTCTCAGAGGGCATGTAGGCAGTTAGCCAGCATTGGCAGCCTTCATTAACGACAGGCTCTTGCGGTGCCTGGAACTGACATCCCCTTTGTGGAACCAGGGCCAGCCTCGCCTCGCGAAAGAGGCTGCTGAGGCCAGAGCTGTCCAGACTGGAAGCGAGGCTGTGCTGCTGGGATGCCAGCTGTCAAGGGGCTCCTTATGCCTAGGCCCCCACTGCGTTCTTTCTCATCCCCACATCTGTGCTTGCCTTACCCTATTCCCGCACAGGGGCTGACATGGACCCAAATCCGAGAGCAGCCCTGGAGCGCCAACAGCTGCGGCTCCGGGAGAGGCAGAAGTTCTTTGAGGACATTTTACAGCCAGAGACAGAGTTTGTCTTCCCCCTGTCCCATCTGCACCTGGAGTCACAAAGACGTAAGTTTCAATTTCTGAGGAATGGAATTGGGCTAGGTTGGGAAAGGTGTCCTTGTGGCTCTCAGATCTTGGGAACCAGCTCCCTTCCTGTTTTTGAGGCCCAATTTGGGGTCTTGCATGTACATGTGACCATCTCTCAGCTCTAGCCTGGTCTGTTTGCTCTCCTCCCTTGTGTGCAGCCCCCATAGGTAGCATCTCGTCTATGGAAGTGAATGTGGACACACTGGAGCAAGTGGAGTTTATTGATCTTGCGGATCAGGATGGAGCAGATGTGTTCTTGCCTTGTGAGGAGTCCTCGCCAGCTCCCCAGATGTCTGGTATGTCCTCTGCTTTGGAATCTGGGTACCATTTGGCCAGAGCTGGATatttgggccagaaaagaaagaggTTGTAGGTCTGAGCCAGGGAAAAATCTTAAGTAGAAGTTGGAAGTATGTGTTTTTGCTAGAGAAACAGTTGGCTGCTCTCATTTAGGGAAGTTGACTCTAAGGGGCAACTGAGGTATGGATTCCTCAGTCAAAGTTCTAGCAATGGCTAGCTAGtttagcttttaaatttttatatttgtggaATTAACATAATTACTAtcaaatatttttggttttttgcttgtctgtttgtttttcgagacaatctttctctgtgtagccctgactatgcttgaactcatagagatccacctgcctctgcctcccagcatgctgggattaaaggtgtgtaccaccatgtatGGCTATAATATTAGTTATTttaataacttatttttattttatgtgcattggtgttctgcctgcatgtatgtctgtgtgagggtattggatcttggagttacagacagttacaagctgccatgtaggtgctgggatttgaactcaggtcctttggaagagcagctggtgctcttaattgctgactCATTTCTCCAGACcctataatattaatttttactGAATAATTTACTAGGGTCTTAATACTGTGCTAAAGTACTTCACATGTTTTCTCTTGACCCTAATGTTCTGTCAAGGTAGGGAGTAGGCTCTTCATTTCCTAAAGAAGCTACGGGCTAGGTATGAGTTTAGAAGCACAGTTTACACAATATGCTTGCCTGGCAAGTACTCTTGAgtttgattttagcactgaaaaaaataaaaaagaagtaaaagaaaatgaggctcagagaagtTCAGTCACATAGGCAGGAAGTAGAATGCTGATATTCAAACCCTCTGCCTGGCTCCAGACCCTGAATGCTTACCAAGTTAGACTCATACTCTTATTTTAAGCTGCTCCTTAGATCTGTCGCTCCTTCTGATAAAAGCCctcgggaaacagaggcaggggggAGGATCACAAGCTTAAAGCCAGCTACAGAGCAAGGCCCAGTGTAAAAAACCAAATAGCTCTTATTTCCTCATGGCCGCTCAGACATTTGATACACATTCTTAGGATTTTACCCTAAGAACTTAGAAATCCAGGTATCCCTTTCCCAGGAAGAGTAGAGTCCTTGGTAGGGAAAATGGCTTCCCTAAAGCTCTCCAGGAAGAAATGAGAAGGAGTCTGGACTTTCAGATTTTGACACTGGAGCGTACAGTGATATGGAAGGGGCTGGAGGTTCAAATTCTGGCTCCTCACTGACTGGGAAGTAGTTCTAGACAGGTGCCAGCCCTCTGTACTTTTTTCTGGCCAGATACATATCTGAGTTCTCTAGCCCTGTGTGTGGCCATGACCTGCTCTTCTGTCTGGGCAGGAGTGGATGACCATCCAGAGGAGCTGAGCCTGCTGGTACCCACGTCTGACAGGACCACATCCCGgacctcctccttgtcctctgaCTCCTCCAACCTGCGCAGTCCAAATCCAAGTGATGGGGGAGGAGACACTCCCTTGGCACAGTCTGATGAGGAGGACGGGGATGACGGAGGGGCAGAGCCTGGACCCTGCAGCTAGCAGTGGGCCTCGTACAGACTGACCAGCCCGGCTGTTCTCCATGGAAAGGAGACCTAGGCCCAGCAGAGCCTGGAGAAGACCTGACACTTTCCTTACTTCAGCAccaaagggagggaaggatggtggATGGTGTGCCTGAGAGTTAGCCTCCCCTGCTTTACCGCTAACGCTATCCTGCTGCCACGCCCCCACAGTGCTTTTCTTCTGAGGTAGGACTTCCAAGTGAGACTTGAGAGGTGAGGTGGGACAAGACGCAGCTGCTTTCTTAGTCCCCTCCTGCCCCCAGATGATCCTGTTGTCTTCCACAGAGTCTCCTAAGCCAGTGTCTCTGAGGGGATGTTCTGAGGAGTTCCACTTTCCAGTTATCCTGCCTCTATAAGTTCTTTTGGGAACAGGATAtggtataaataataaataataatataccaCTCATTTCACCTCATTCTTCATATTGCAAAGATACCAACCCCACTGTCATTAACTAACTAGTGTCATATCTCCATCATTCATTCACTCCATTTTGCCAAGAGATACTTGGGAATTTCATCTCCGCAAGGCATTGGGAATAGAGTCCTGAGTAAGATGAAGTACTTTCCTGTTTTCACAGAGTTACTGTCTGGTGAAGAAAATCAGGTAAATAGAGTACAGTATAGTACGTAGCATGATCGCGTCCTCCTCTGCTCTCAGGAAAGAGAATGGCAAGATGGTTTCTTAGGCAGAGATCTAAAGGACACAAGTAGCCAAGCAAGGCCGAGGGAGAAGGATCCTGTGGGGAGAAGCTGTTGCCTTAGAACACTAAGTGGGAAGGCTGGGCTGGGTGTGGGGCTCATCCCTGAAACCTTTGCacttcagaggtggaggcagggggacagCTTTGGCTTCCTAGCttatttgagggcagcctgggtctcatgagactgtctcaaaaataaaataagccaaaaaaaaaaaaaaagaagaagaagaagaagaagaaggtaggaggaggaggaggaggaagagggctaAAGAAGCTAAAATACTCGGTTTGGCTAAATTGTTGGATTTGAAAATATACAGGGAGAGGTAAACTTGATGAAGGTCAGATTGTGAAATGCTTTGAAGCCTGTATTAGGTTTCAGTGTGACAGCTAGTAAAAGATCATGACTTAAGAGATAAATTTATTTCCACGTACCAAAGAAGCCGAAAATCTCAGGCTCCTTGGGGAAGGTCCGTAGTAACTGAGCACCAGGCTGCTTTGGGGTGGTTTTCCTTAGCCATCCAGGGCACGGATGCCCATTCCTGCCCATGCCTTGTGTTTAGGATGGCTGGCAAAGCATCAGCCAGCGTGACTTTGAAAAAGGCAGAAAACGAGATGAAGTGGCGAATGGGCAAAAAGGGCACAGCCTGGGGCCTGTTCTCACCTGGAAGGAAGCTGTAAGAAATGGTGCCCACTTATATTTCATTGCCCAGAATTTTATAACAGAAAATGTAGCATTTTAGACATTTTATAGATACTGACACAGCATTTTTTCTAAAAGAGTAGATTTTAGCTTTTGGAAAGACAATAACCCTTTCAAATCACTGAATTTGATGCCACTGCATCGGATTCCAGCACCACCTAACATCTTTGAGAAGCACCCAGTCTAGAGGATGCTGGGGCATCCCTTTTTATCAGGCACTCTACTGTCTTGACtggtcagggtttttttttttttcctaaggagaAAGAGGATAGTAGTCATTTAGCAGTTTACGTGTTCGGAGGCCATGTTACAGGGTTTGGACTTTTCTGGACATAATGAAAGATTACAAATGGTTGTGTTAATCCCAGAGATGCGAGGGGAAAGACCACCAGCCCAAACCATCACGACCacattaattaaagcaagctttttcTGCGTGTACCCAGGCTGTCTCCCTAAAGGCAGGCTTCAAGAGATCAACGTTGGAAATGGGGAAGATACGGTttttatagctcaggggtaggTCATTTCCAAATGGGGTATTTGGCAGGCAAAACAgggttacagaagcagaaaaaggTGGTCTTAACAAGGTAGTCATGTCAACAGGCAGTCCTTACAACCTTCAGAAACAAAGGTAGGGTTCCAAAACGGTGGTCACTTTTTGAAACAAGCATGGTTGCTGTTCCCTGGGACAGGCCACACAGAACCATTTATAGTGAAGGTTATAGGGGGTGCACAGCAGGTTTAATCCTTGAGACTCAGGTTTAATCACAAACAGGAATGAGTGAGCCTAGCTGGTCTTCACTGTCAAATGACCTTCAGgcctaagatggaggcaggcaggcTGCTTCATCGGTTGGACTTTTGTTTAAAAGGTAATTCTGACTGCAGTTTAGAGAATATACTGGAGAAGGCAGGCTCTAGATGAACAAAGAATACAGTAACATATAGAAGTCATAACAGGTCCAGTAGACTGAAGTGATCTTCCTACTCAGGCTCAAGCAGGGTATAAACAAATTGGCATTATTTCGTCCCATAAGTACTGCATGTTGGTATTTAACAAGTGTGAAA contains:
- the Dbndd2 gene encoding dysbindin domain-containing protein 2 isoform X1 yields the protein MDPNPRAALERQQLRLRERQKFFEDILQPETEFVFPLSHLHLESQRPPIGSISSMEVNVDTLEQVEFIDLADQDGADVFLPCEESSPAPQMSGVDDHPEELSLLVPTSDRTTSRTSSLSSDSSNLRSPNPSDGGGDTPLAQSDEEDGDDGGAEPGPCS